From the genome of Deferribacteraceae bacterium V6Fe1:
TTAGGTCTGCTTTGGTTTGAGTTTAAGTCGTAAGACATTCGTATAGGGATATCGGTTATATTTTGAATATTTTTGCTATCTTTTGAAGTATTTATATAAAAGCGGCATCCGTTTTTGGCAAATATATTGCCGGGCACCATAAGCGTATCCGAATGCCCAAATATGATATAACCGTCTTTGTCAAGGAGATTAGATATTTTTAGGCAAATTCGCCCAATAGTTTCAGGATCAAAATAAATTAAAAAATTTCTGCAGAATACTACTTGGTAAATAGTATTGGTATCAAAATCCAAGAAATTTTCCGTTAAGAAATCTACTTTGCTTTTTATTTCGTTAATTACAGCGTAATCGTTGTCAACTTTTTTGAAATAATTTTCCAAATACTCTTTTCGTGTATGTCTTAAATACCAGTTTTGATATATTCCTGTCTTTGCCGCATCAATAATTTTACTGCTGATATCTATTCCAGTTATTTTGATCTTTTTAAATAATTCGGGTAGATTTTTGTGAATATACATAGCTATAGAATATGGTTCACAGCCGTTAGAACAGCCGATAGACAAAATATTAATCTCAGGTTTTTTATTTACAGGTGTCTGAGGTAAATTTTTAAGACATTCAAACTGCTCGGCATTTCTGAAAAAGAAGGACTCATTTATAGTTATGTCAGAAATAAATTCTCTTAGTTCAAAAGGGTTATTTTTTAAAAGATCCAATAGTTTGAATGGGTTATTTCCTGTTTTTGATACCCACAGCTTGTATATCTCCTCAAATTTAGCTTCAAGACCCCCTTTTATAAGCAGGCCTGAGTAAGCTTTTACAAGGCGCTTTATCTCTTCTAATTTCTCGGCATACATTTTTAAACCTTTAAAAACCCCTTAATTAATTTTTCTCTATCTTTTAAAGTTAAGAAAAAAGCATCAGGACATAACTTAATCTTTACATTAGCACCAAAAGGAAGCTCTATTATCTCTTCGGTTATTGTATCATAAGTTCCAAAATATTGCATGTTTGTTTCTAAGATTTTTTTTGTATCTTCATCCTCATAAAAAGCCAATATCCCTTCAGTGGCACTAAAAAAGACACTATTTTCGGTAATTTTTAACAAACCTAAAGGCAAAGGGTAAAGATATAATATGTTGCTATGTATAAAACTATTAACTGCTGAAATGAGTTCAGCAAAGCTTGGATTTGAAACCGATATAAAGTTATTTATATAAACATTGAGTAGTGTATTGATTTCGTTAGTAGCGGTTGACACAAAGTAATATAAGCTGTCTCTATGTTTTATGGTAAAGTAAGATGTTTTTTCTGCAGAAACAATTATGTTATTATTCTTTGGCATTACATTTTCTATCTTTTTAAAAATATTTTGAAACATTTTTGCAGAGTTAAGCCCTGAAGTGGCTTTATTTTTAATGAATGAGTAGGAGTTGTACCATGAGAAAAACTTAAGAGGGTTAAGCAAAAATCTTAATATTGATTCAACCGAGTCATTGTTAAATATTGCCTTATTAAAGACAAATATTATTTCACCTATCTTTTGTCCAAAAGACTCTATATTGTATTTAATAAACTCTTCACTATTATCAACATCATAACAGGTTTCAGGCATTAGAATAATATAGTTGTCTATATTTTTAGTAATTTCGTAATGTAAAATATTATGAAGGCGAAAGTCTTTTATACTCGTGAATATCAATTGCTGAGTATCAAGAAAAAGTTTTATTACAGTTTTTTCAATGCCCGTAATTAATTTGACTAAATCATAGTATTCATTAAACCATGTGCTCGGCTCGGTTATATTTTCCAAAATTAGATGTGAGTAATCAAGAATAAAAGTTTTAATTTTTTCAGTAATAAAAATTTTTTCAAAAGTATCGTAAAAAGCTTCTTTTTCCACCGGAGATAATTGACACACGTTTTCAGATAAATTTTCTAACAACGATAGGTCTGAATATGGCACAGTATAAATATTATGAAACGTTTTATTGACGAGGAAAGATTTTGAAGTATCGTTGGTAAGCAAATATATATGAAATCTCCTGTCAGGTATCAACTTATCGATTATTGCCGAGAATAGAAAACCGCTGATTTCAAAACCTGTATTCTCAACAATAAGTGCAAGTTTATTAAATTTATGCATTTCCTGCACAAGCTCAAGAGGGGAGTCATAGAATTTTATTTCTTTAAAATAATTTTTGAGCTGCTCTTTGAGAAGAGTTTTTTTCACCAATGCAAGAATCATTGTCCACTCAGAATATTTAAAATTTTTTCTTTTATTTCATGCAGTTCCAAAATGTAATCAGCAAAATCAGCTACCGCTTTAGGCATTGAGCTTGCAATTGCCGATTCGGGTTTCTGACAAATAATTGTAGCCCCAAGTTTTTTGGCTGTTAAAGCACCCTCTTGGCCGTCATTTCCAAGCCCCGTAAGTTGAAGATGTATCAGCCTATCCTTAAGTCTATAGGCAACATTTGTAACTATTTTGTCAATACAAGGGAAATAAAGCTGATTTGGCTCAGCCTGTAAGAGCTCAATATAGAGCCTGTTTGAATTATTTGTTAGATCCAAATTAAATTTACCTGAGCATAAATATAATTTATCTTCCAAAACAGTTTTTTTTGATAATAATATAACCTCTTTTTGTGAAAACTCTTGAATCCACTCAGAATACCCTTTTTCAAATTCTAAGTCTATGTGTTGAATCAAAAAAATCGGAAGATTTTCTATAGAGGTTAAAAATGGTATTAAATTTCTCAATGTTTTTGGACCACCTGTTGAAACACCTATTGTTAAAGCATAATTTTTTTTAAGGGTGATGTTATTGGGCATTGTAACATACTGAGAGAGGGACTCGCTCACCTTATTTATTTTAAGATTTTTACATATTTTTATCTTTTTTGTCAGGTTATTAACGAAGTTGCTATCAAGCTCTATAGGCTTTTTGACTATTTCGACCACGGTACTTTCTAGAAGGTTAAAAGATTTTTTTATTTCAGAGTCAGAAAGGGATGTTAGCATTATTATTGGTAGCGGTTTATTGGACATAATCGCTTTTGCTACCATATCTCCACTCATTTTGGGCATCATAAGGTCAAGAATAACAAGGTCAGGGTTTAGGGTATAAACCTTCTTTAACGCTTCAATGCCGTCTTTTGCTTCACCTACAATGTCAAATTCATCTTTAAGATTTGATTTTAAAAAGTTTCTGATATATGCGGAATCATCTACAATAAATATCTTAATTTTATTACTCATAATAATGATTTTACCTTTTTAATGAAATTTTCCCTTGTGAAAAATTTCTTTACAAAATATCCGTTTGCTCCATTTTTTAGTGCAAGTTTTATATCGTTTTCATCCCCTTTTGAGCTGAGTATTATCACCGGGACAACCTTATTGCCACTTCTAACCTCTTTTAAAAGGGATATACCATCCATTTCAGGCATTTCTATGTCCGTTATTATTATATCATAATTATTATTCTTAAACAGCTTAAGCGCTTCTGCACCATTTTGAGCTGTATCGACGTCTATATTTTCCTCTTTTAAAAAGTCTGAAATCATTTCTTTTATAAGGTTATTGTCATCAGCTACCAAAGCGGTGTGTTTTTTTGATTTCATAAATTTTTGATTTTCAACTGTGCTATTAATTGGGTATAGGTTTGAGCTTGATATGGTGAGGGGGTTAATTATGGCAATAGGCCTAAAAGTATCATCGACTGCAAAGCCTATTATGTTTGGCACTGATGTTATCACCCCTGTTAACTGTTTGACGTAAAATAATTTTTCACCTTCATACTTTTCAAAAGACAATACCGTTTCTTTTCCCATTACTATTACACCAATGGCATCATATTCTGATTCTGTAGCAAAGAAGTTAGAAATACTTATGTGTTCATATTCTTTTTCGTTATAGATTATCCTATTTGAGCTATTATCTCTAATTAACATATGTTCTTTAATAGAGATAAATCTGTCTATTAGATAAAGAGGAATTGCGACTTTTGCACCTTTTGTAGATAGAATGCCACAATACATAATATTGAATGAGACGGGCATTTCCAGAATGAATTTTGACCCTTTGTTTGAAGTGGATACTTTTATAAGGCCGCCTACTGCTTCTACCCTTTCTTTTACAATATCAAGACCGATACCTCTGCCACTAATATTGTCAATTGCCTCTGCTGTGGAAAAATTAGGTCTGAAAATTAGGTTAATCAACATATTAGTAGAAGCGGTCTTTGCTTCATTTTCAGTTAGTATATTTTGCTCTATGGCTTTTTTTGTAATAGCATCAATATTAATACCTTGTCCGTCATCTTCTACCGTAATTTTTATTTTGCTCCCATGACTGCTTGCAGTGACAATTATGCTCCCCTTATCACTTTTCCCTTTTTCCTTTCTAACTTCTGGTGATTCGATTCCATGAGATATAGAATTTCTGACAAGGTGTATCAGGGCTTCTTCAACAATACTAAAAAATCTTTTATCTACACCTACTTTGTTAAAATTTATATCTATATATATATCTTTATTGAGCTTTGTTGCGGTGTAATGGGCAATATTTTTTATTTTAGGTGTGAGCTCTTCAAGACTTACAAGCGTAATATTTTCGATATGTTGAAAAAGTTCAGAAACCTTGTCTTTATATTTTTTCTTCTCTTTATTACTAACAGGGCTAAAACTGTATTCAACTATTTGAGTTACTTCTTGGGCAAGCTGTCTTAATTGTGCAACTATATCCGTGTTTATTTTTATTCCCGATGTTTTAATTTCATCTTTTTTGATATTTTCTTCCGACTTGTCAATGGGTGCTTCATCCTTGGTTTTTGATGAGACTATGTTTTCAAGATTTTTAAGATGTTGGTCAAACTTGTCAGGGAAATTTGAAATAAGGGTTTCTATCTCGTCGATAATCTTAATAGCTTTTATTTTTGTTTCAGGTGTGTAACCTGCCTTATTTATTGCTTGAAAAAATGTTTCACAAGTGTGTAGTATATCTGCAAATTTTTCAAGCCCCATTATCCCTGCTGAGCCCTTAATCGTGTGAAATACTTTGACAATTTTAAAAACTTCAGAGCTGTCTTTAGGTGACTCAAAAGATTTATTTAAAAAGTCACGGGCTTGACGTATATGGTACAAAACTTCATCAACAAATAATTCTCTTAGTTTGTTATTTTCTATCATTACTTCAATTTATCCAAATGGGCTAATGTTTCATTTAAATTTTTAATGACTGTATCTACATCTTTGCTAGCCTGCTGAGATTCATTGGCAGAATTAAGTGCATCTTTCATGGCAATCGCTAAGTCGTTTGATGTAGTCAGTACATCATTGGTGGCATTGTTCAAGTCTTTGATTACATTGTTAATTTCTATAAGGTGTTTATTTATGTGGTCAGCTTCATTTTTGATGACTTCAAAATTGCCTTTATTTTCCTGCATATGTTCAAAAGTATCTTTTAATAGCTTTTCAGCTTCTTCCACAATCATTACGGAATTTGAGCCTACATCTGTAATGTCTTCAAGCTCTTTCTCTATCTCTTTGCTAAAACCGTATGTTTTATCAGATAATTCCCTTATCTCTTCAGCTATAATTTTAAATGACATACTGTTGGAATCACCTCTTACAGATTCTATAGAAGCGTTTAGTGCCAAAAGATTTGTCTGCTCAGAGATTTCATAAATTGTTTTTAATATTTTACTAATATTATGAGTCTTTTTGTTTAACTGGAATATAGTATCTGTCAAAGTGTCAGTAATCTTTATAACGCTATTGATTTTGTTAAATGACTTTTCCACTTCGTTAAAACCTATCTGAGACGCCTTATCTACTTTATTTGAGACATCAAGGATATGTGACGTTTTGTTTAAAATACTGTCGGCTGAAGTGGTAAGCTCCTGAATTGCAACGTTTGTTTCGGCAAGGCTTGTGTTTTGCTGCGCAAGCATAGTGCTAAGAGATTCGGCAGACATCCTAAGCTCTTTTGACGAAGATGTAAGGCGCATTACGGATTCTTCTATATTTAATAAAATATTTTCTATCTCTTCTTTCCTTCTCTTCTGATTTTCAAGCTCCCTTTTTTGGAATGTGATATCATTGAAAAGTATGATGGTATTTGTAATCTTGCTGCTCTCATCAGTGATTTTCCCAAATCTTACTATGAAGTACTCATTCTTTTTCGGGTCGTAAAGCTCAAATTTATCCTTCTGTTTCGGTGAATTTAAAAAAGCTGTAATATTGGTTTCTAAGCTTTTTAAAGTTTCAGGGATTATGTCCAAAAAATTTTGGTCGCTTAAATCATCAGGTAGACTTAAAAGAGTATTAAAAGAGGAATTTCTATATAAAAAGTTATAATTTATATCTATTACTGCCACCGGTATTGGTAGTCTATTTAAAAGAGTTTCCATTTGTTGTTGTTGGAGAGATATTTTGTCTATAACAGCTTGAATAGTTGTGGAAATCTTATCGTACTCTTCAATATGCTGTTCCTTAAAATCTGATTTACTGCTATTTTCAAGTATATTATTTAAAGAGTTAGTGATTTCTATAATAGGTTTTGTGGAAAACTTATAATAAAATATTTCAGTGATAAGCCAGCATATAAAAAGGGTTAAAAGTCCGATAAAGATAATTACGTATACATTTGTATAGTCGCTTTTTTGTGTGCTTTTGATTTCTATATACTGCTTTGTCATTGGGATAAAATGAGCATTTGGATTTTTATTGGTATCTTTAGTAGTGTAAATAATTTCTTCATTATTAAAATCCACAAATTTGTAGTTTTGATCATTGTGGATGTTTAACTCACTTAGTGCATCAAATTTCATAGGGGTTATTTTGCCAATTTGGACTATATATTTTTCCCCTTTGTAAGTGTATCCGAAATATCCGTTTAAGAGTAAAGAATCTTTTGTTATAGTTTTATAAATTTTACTGCCACCGCTCGATGTGACAGCCACTATTTCTGAGTTTAGACTAATTGTGTTTGAAGGCTTTTCAGCACTTGAATATCTTAATATGAATGAATTTTCTATTTGTTTGTAGAGATTTAATCTTGTATTGTCCCCTAAAGATATATTTTTAACGATATCTTCTATCGCTCCGTTGTTTTGGTCGGCTATAAGATGAAGTTTTATAAAAGAGCTTTCAAGGTAATATGACTCGGCACTTATTTTTGATTCTATCAAATCTACCAAATTTTCCTTAATCATATTTGAATATTTAATATCCAGTTTTTTGATTAAGTTGGAGCTTAGAAGCATAATTGAAAAAAGAAAAATAACAAATAGGGCTGAAAGAAGTACAAGTCTTGAATAAACAATTGATTTGAGGCTAAAAACTTTCTTTATCATAACTTTCTCCGCTTGAAATATTTTTTTGATAATCTTTTAGTATATTTTCCAACTTTGCTATATTTAGATTATAAATAGTGTTATTTTCAAACCTAAAACTAAAATCGCATATGGTCTTTAAATCTGAGTCTATTTTCGTTTTTTGAACAGAATCTAAGATTTCAATAATATTTGGTCTTGTGATGCTGTAAAGTAATACACCTATTGGTTGACCTAACTTAATCAAATATTCTTTTTTCTCAAAATTTGAAATATTGGTAAACCCGTACAAATCGATAACCGGGTAGATTTCACCCTTAATATTTTCAAAGCCTGATATAAATTTCGGTGTCATTGCAAAATTGTAAAAATGTTTTGATAACACAAACATTTCCACATATTTTTCATCTACACAAAAAAAAGTGTCATTTTGTTTAAAAAGGATATACATGCCAAAATTTTACCACAAAAAAAACGAATGACAATATTATTTTATACTAAAATGATATTTTTTAAAAATGATTGTGATATTTTTATAAAGTGATATAAATAACTATTATAACAAATTATGGAGGAGTTATGCCAAGATACAGATCTTACACTTCAACTCAGGGAAGAAATATGGCTGGAGCAAGAGCTCTTTGGCGTGCGACCGGTACAAGAGAGGAAGATTTTAATAAACCTATCATTGCTATTGTCAATTCTTATACGGAGTTTGTGCCAGGTCACGTGCATTTGAAACATATCGGCGATATTGTAGCTGAGGCTATTAAAGAGGCAGGGGGTGTCCCTAAAGAGATGAATACAATCGCAATAGATGACGGGATTGCAATGGGGCATGACGGTATGCTTTACAGTCTCCCTTCAAGGGAGCTTATTGCGGATTCGGTAGAGTATATGCTTAATGCACACTGCGTTGATGCAATGGTGTGTATTTCTAATTGCGATAAAATTACTCCGGGGATGATGATGGCTGCTATGAGGCTAAATATCCCTGCAATATTTGTTTCCGGGGGTCCTATGGAAGCTGGCAAAGCTGAGCTTCGAGGAAAATTGAAAAAGATGGATTTGGTAGATGCCATGGTTGCAGCGGTAAACAGTGAAGTGACAGATGACGAGTCGATTATAATGGAACGTTCGGCATGCCCGACTTGCGGCTCTTGCTCCGGGATGTTTACTGCAAACTCCATGAATTGCTTGGCTGAGGCTCTGGGGCTTGCTTTTCCTGGCAACGGCACAATTGTTGCGACACATAAAAGAAGAAAAGATTTATTTGTAAATGCTGGCAAAAGGATAGTTGAACTGACTAAAGATTATTATGAAAATGATGACGAATCAGTGTTACCAAGATCTATTGCCAATTTTAAGGCTTTTGAAAATGCGATGAGTCTTGATATCGCCATGGGTGGGTCAACAAATACGGTATTGCACCTTTTGGCAATAGCTTATGAAGCCGGAGTGAATTTTACAATGGCAGATATTGACAGGCTTTCCAGAAAGGTTCCCCACTTATGTAAAGTTGCTCCTTCAACTGACAAATACCATATGGAAGATGTTCACAGAGCCGGCGGAATTATGGGAATTTTGGGCGAACTTGACAGGGCAGGTCTGCTTCATACGGATGTTAAGACAGTCCATTCCAAAAGTCTAAAAGATGCACTAAATAAATGGGACATTATGAACAATGATCCTGAGGCTGTTAAGTTTTACAGTGCAGCCCCGGGGAATGTGGCTACATTAGAGCCTTTTTCTCAAGACAATTATTGGGAAGTTGATACTGACAGAGCAAACGGATGTATTAGAAGTAAAGAAAACGCCTACAGTCAAGATGGTGGTCTTGCTGTACTTTATGGAAATTTGGCTGAAGACGGGTGTATAGTTAAGACTGCCGGAGTTGATGCAAGTATATTGACTTTTACAGGTAAGGCGAGAGTATATGAAAGTCAGGAAGCTGCTGTAGATGCAATTTTATCTGACAAAATTAATCCAGGAGACGTGGTCGTTATAAGATACGAGGGTCCAAAAGGTGGTCCGGGTATGCAGGAGATGCTTTATCCTACAAGCTACTTAAAGTCTAAAGGGCTTGGAAAAGTATGCGCACTTATTACAGATGGCAGATTTTCAGGTGGCACATCGGGGCTTTCTATAGGTCATGTTTCCCCTGAAGCGGCAGAAGGCGGGAATATTGCACTTATTAATGACGGGGATACTATAAAGATTGATATACCAAATAGAAAAATTTCAATAGAAATTTCTGACAAAGAGCTGAACAGAAGAAGGGAAGAGGTGGCAAAAAGAGGCTTTAAGCCTTTAAACAGGAAGAGAAATGTTTCCAAAGCCTTATGGGCTTATTCGATATTTACTACGAGTGCCGCTAAAGGTGCGGTGAGAGATATTTCAAAATATGAATAAAAAATGAAAGGTAAACAAAAAAAGCGACCCTTTTGGGTCGCTTTTTTTTACAATCCCAACACATCAAACATACTATAAAGAGCAGGGCTTTTCCCTTTTAACCACTTTGCTGCAGTTATAGCACCTTTTGCAAAAGTATCCCTTGTGTGAGCCTTATGGGTAATTTCTATCCTTTCCCCTTGTCCACAAAACATTACAGTATGTTCTCCAACGATATCGCCGGCTCTAATAGTTTGAATCCCTATCTCTTTGTCAGTCCTTTCCCCAATGAGTCCTCTTCTGCAGTAGACTGCATCTTTATCAAGGTCCCTTTTGAGTGTATTAGCAATTACCTCTGCCATTTTCATGGCTGTCCCGCTTGGAGCATCTTTTTTAAGTCTATGATGAGATTCGATTATCTCAATATCATATATGTCACCTATGGCCTTTGAAACCATTTCTAAGATTTTAAATGTAAGATTGACACCAAGACTCATGTTTGGAGCAAATACAACAGGGATTTGTTTGCCGAGCTCTTTTATCCTTTCGATTTCATTCGGCTCAAAACCTGTACTGCCGATGACAAGCGGTATATTTGCTACCCTGTATTTTTCAAGATTGCTCATTGTTGGTTTTGCACCTGTAAAATCTATTAATACATCACATTTATTTTTTGCGTTTTCTATATCAGATTCAATTTTTATACCTGTTTCCCCTATCCCTGCCAAAGTCCCTGAATCCTGTCCCAAAAACTCGGACTCTGAATATTCGTAGGCAGCTGTGACGTTGGCATTAGCGTCTTCACTGCTAAGGGCTATTATCCTTCTCCCCATTCTTCCGGCTGCACCGATTACGCCTATATTAACCATACATTATCCCTCAATTCTTTAGATTTATTCCAAGGTCTATTAATACTTTTCTAAGTTTGTCCTCATTTGCTTTGGTCATTTTTACAAGAGGTAATCTGATTTCATCCTCAATAAGCCCCATTAAGTATACTGCCTTTTTGACAGGTATAGGATTTGTTTCAAAAAAGATTGCTTTAAAAAGAGGGAAGAGCTTTAAGTGTGTTTCAAGGGCAGTTTTGTAATCTCCCGATTCAAAAGCATCACACATTTTTGCCATAAGTGCAGGCACGATGTTTGTGGCTACTGATATTACACCTTTTGCGCCGATACAGTATAGTGGATAAGACAAGGAGTCTTCCCCGCTTAAAAGTGCAAATTCATCGTCGGTATTAAGAATAATTTCTGTGGCCTGATCAAGTGAGCCGCTTGCCTCTTTTACGCCCACGATATTTTTTATCTTTGAAAGCCTAATGACAGTTTCAGGCAACATATTGCAAGCTGTCCTTCCAGGTACATTGTATAAAATTATTGGTATATCAACAGCTTCAGCAACTGCTTTAAAATGCTGGTAAAGACCCTCTTGAGTAGGTTTGTTATAGTAAGGGGTTATT
Proteins encoded in this window:
- a CDS encoding tetratricopeptide repeat protein codes for the protein MYAEKLEEIKRLVKAYSGLLIKGGLEAKFEEIYKLWVSKTGNNPFKLLDLLKNNPFELREFISDITINESFFFRNAEQFECLKNLPQTPVNKKPEINILSIGCSNGCEPYSIAMYIHKNLPELFKKIKITGIDISSKIIDAAKTGIYQNWYLRHTRKEYLENYFKKVDNDYAVINEIKSKVDFLTENFLDFDTNTIYQVVFCRNFLIYFDPETIGRICLKISNLLDKDGYIIFGHSDTLMVPGNIFAKNGCRFYINTSKDSKNIQNITDIPIRMSYDLNSNQSRPKKDESEVFKKGIQFIKDAVYSEAAKEFEYLLKKINPKNLRAVTFLAYCHYRLGNLNEAQELLESIINKECMIYEPYLIYAILLFDKKRYEASLENLRKVLFINPESEIGWFYLGQVYEQINENASAINAYKRAINIIETLPETKRYPLSPEITAESLKEWITNKLSKLGY
- a CDS encoding chemotaxis protein CheB, encoding MSNKIKIFIVDDSAYIRNFLKSNLKDEFDIVGEAKDGIEALKKVYTLNPDLVILDLMMPKMSGDMVAKAIMSNKPLPIIMLTSLSDSEIKKSFNLLESTVVEIVKKPIELDSNFVNNLTKKIKICKNLKINKVSESLSQYVTMPNNITLKKNYALTIGVSTGGPKTLRNLIPFLTSIENLPIFLIQHIDLEFEKGYSEWIQEFSQKEVILLSKKTVLEDKLYLCSGKFNLDLTNNSNRLYIELLQAEPNQLYFPCIDKIVTNVAYRLKDRLIHLQLTGLGNDGQEGALTAKKLGATIICQKPESAIASSMPKAVADFADYILELHEIKEKILNILSGQ
- a CDS encoding response regulator, whose protein sequence is MIENNKLRELFVDEVLYHIRQARDFLNKSFESPKDSSEVFKIVKVFHTIKGSAGIMGLEKFADILHTCETFFQAINKAGYTPETKIKAIKIIDEIETLISNFPDKFDQHLKNLENIVSSKTKDEAPIDKSEENIKKDEIKTSGIKINTDIVAQLRQLAQEVTQIVEYSFSPVSNKEKKKYKDKVSELFQHIENITLVSLEELTPKIKNIAHYTATKLNKDIYIDINFNKVGVDKRFFSIVEEALIHLVRNSISHGIESPEVRKEKGKSDKGSIIVTASSHGSKIKITVEDDGQGINIDAITKKAIEQNILTENEAKTASTNMLINLIFRPNFSTAEAIDNISGRGIGLDIVKERVEAVGGLIKVSTSNKGSKFILEMPVSFNIMYCGILSTKGAKVAIPLYLIDRFISIKEHMLIRDNSSNRIIYNEKEYEHISISNFFATESEYDAIGVIVMGKETVLSFEKYEGEKLFYVKQLTGVITSVPNIIGFAVDDTFRPIAIINPLTISSSNLYPINSTVENQKFMKSKKHTALVADDNNLIKEMISDFLKEENIDVDTAQNGAEALKLFKNNNYDIIITDIEMPEMDGISLLKEVRSGNKVVPVIILSSKGDENDIKLALKNGANGYFVKKFFTRENFIKKVKSLL
- the ilvD gene encoding dihydroxy-acid dehydratase produces the protein MPRYRSYTSTQGRNMAGARALWRATGTREEDFNKPIIAIVNSYTEFVPGHVHLKHIGDIVAEAIKEAGGVPKEMNTIAIDDGIAMGHDGMLYSLPSRELIADSVEYMLNAHCVDAMVCISNCDKITPGMMMAAMRLNIPAIFVSGGPMEAGKAELRGKLKKMDLVDAMVAAVNSEVTDDESIIMERSACPTCGSCSGMFTANSMNCLAEALGLAFPGNGTIVATHKRRKDLFVNAGKRIVELTKDYYENDDESVLPRSIANFKAFENAMSLDIAMGGSTNTVLHLLAIAYEAGVNFTMADIDRLSRKVPHLCKVAPSTDKYHMEDVHRAGGIMGILGELDRAGLLHTDVKTVHSKSLKDALNKWDIMNNDPEAVKFYSAAPGNVATLEPFSQDNYWEVDTDRANGCIRSKENAYSQDGGLAVLYGNLAEDGCIVKTAGVDASILTFTGKARVYESQEAAVDAILSDKINPGDVVVIRYEGPKGGPGMQEMLYPTSYLKSKGLGKVCALITDGRFSGGTSGLSIGHVSPEAAEGGNIALINDGDTIKIDIPNRKISIEISDKELNRRREEVAKRGFKPLNRKRNVSKALWAYSIFTTSAAKGAVRDISKYE
- the dapB gene encoding 4-hydroxy-tetrahydrodipicolinate reductase; translation: MVNIGVIGAAGRMGRRIIALSSEDANANVTAAYEYSESEFLGQDSGTLAGIGETGIKIESDIENAKNKCDVLIDFTGAKPTMSNLEKYRVANIPLVIGSTGFEPNEIERIKELGKQIPVVFAPNMSLGVNLTFKILEMVSKAIGDIYDIEIIESHHRLKKDAPSGTAMKMAEVIANTLKRDLDKDAVYCRRGLIGERTDKEIGIQTIRAGDIVGEHTVMFCGQGERIEITHKAHTRDTFAKGAITAAKWLKGKSPALYSMFDVLGL
- a CDS encoding 4-hydroxy-tetrahydrodipicolinate synthase gives rise to the protein MFKGSIVAIVTPMKNNKVDEEALRRLVEFQIENGTDGIVPCGTTGESATLTYEEHCQVIDIVIDQVKKRVPVIAGTGSNSTHETIFLTEHAKKAGADGALVITPYYNKPTQEGLYQHFKAVAEAVDIPIILYNVPGRTACNMLPETVIRLSKIKNIVGVKEASGSLDQATEIILNTDDEFALLSGEDSLSYPLYCIGAKGVISVATNIVPALMAKMCDAFESGDYKTALETHLKLFPLFKAIFFETNPIPVKKAVYLMGLIEDEIRLPLVKMTKANEDKLRKVLIDLGINLKN